The Vibrio orientalis CIP 102891 = ATCC 33934 genome segment TTAAAAATCAGTTATATACTTAAAGAGCGGCAATATGCCGCTCTGTTTTTATTTGGGGAAAACCTCTTAAAGCTAGCTAAGGATGAGCTATGAAAATGAGGTATAAAATCATACTGATAATATTGTGCCTACTATTTGCCCTCTCTACGCTTATCGCGTTTTTAACCCACGGTGATTATATCGACTCCCGCAATGACGTGTGGTTCGAAAGCAACACCCTCTTTGTCCTTATCTTCATTTTCGTTATCTCTAGAAATACTATCCTAGACAATGGTTTTATTAAATATGGCTTTTTACTGCTCATATTTAATCAGGCTTATGATGTGATCACTGAAATCAATTATTTAGATGCTATCTCAGATAGATACGATCTGGTAGATACTATGATTGAAGATGGAAGCCTTCAAATTGCCTACCTTTTGATCGCATTTGGCTTTACCAAGTTGATCAAACAAATTAACGAGGAAGCCTGCATTGACGAACTCACTGGGCTCTATAACCGTAAGAAATTATCGTCAATCAGAATGAAGCATTTTGATCTTATCTATTTGGATCTCGATGGTTTAAAGAAGGTCAATGATAGTAAAGGACATGCGGTTGGTGACTTAATGATTATCCGTTTTGCACAAGCGATTAATCAGGTCATCGGTCGCCATGAACAAGCGTTCAGAGTTGGTGGTGATGAATTCGTAATCGTTGTTAAACCGAATGAGGGGCAGCAACTTATCGATAGGCTCGAACAAGAGCTACAAGGTGAGGCCATCAAGTTTAGCTATGGCATTGAGGCAACGAGTATAAATGAACTTACCCAAGCACTGGAAAAAACCGATCAGGCAATGTATGAAATGAAAAACTCCCAGCGAAATCACTGAGAGCTTTTCATTTGCAGATAGTGATTAAGCGTGCTTAACATCAGAAGATTGTAAGCTAAGGATCTCTCTGACAAGTTTAGGAACTTCTATACTTGCTTTTCCGTAACGCTTTTCTTCAAACTCACTCTCCACCGCACTTGGCTCTAAGTTGATTTC includes the following:
- a CDS encoding GGDEF domain-containing protein, whose translation is MKMRYKIILIILCLLFALSTLIAFLTHGDYIDSRNDVWFESNTLFVLIFIFVISRNTILDNGFIKYGFLLLIFNQAYDVITEINYLDAISDRYDLVDTMIEDGSLQIAYLLIAFGFTKLIKQINEEACIDELTGLYNRKKLSSIRMKHFDLIYLDLDGLKKVNDSKGHAVGDLMIIRFAQAINQVIGRHEQAFRVGGDEFVIVVKPNEGQQLIDRLEQELQGEAIKFSYGIEATSINELTQALEKTDQAMYEMKNSQRNH